A DNA window from Acropora palmata chromosome 12, jaAcrPala1.3, whole genome shotgun sequence contains the following coding sequences:
- the LOC141860268 gene encoding uncharacterized protein LOC141860268 has protein sequence MSDKDGHDRVYKAIKYHEKHLKIAKENGDWAGEGGAYGNLGIAYQSMGDYQKAIEYHEKRLKIAKEIGDRAGEGQAYGNLGNAYVSLGDYQKAIEYHEKHLKIAKEIGDRAGEGRAYGNLGNAYQSLGDYQKAIEYHEKDLKIAKEIGDRAGEGGAYGYLGNAYQSLGDYQKAIEYHEKHLKIAKEIGDRAGEGGAYGNLGNAYDSLGDYQKAIEYHEKCLKIAKEIGDRAGEGGAYGNLGNAYQSLGDYQKAIEYHEKSLKIAKEIGDRAGEGGAYGSLGNAYDSLGDYQKAIEYHEKDLKIAKEIGDRAGEGRAYGNLGNAYHSLGDYQKAIEYHEKDLKIAKEIGDRAGEGRAYGNLGNAYESLGDYQKAIEYHEKDLKIAKEIGDRAGEGGAYGNLGNAYHSLGDYQKAIEYHENYLKIKKEIGDWAGEGRAYGSLGNAYHSLGDYQKAIEYHEKDLKIAKEIGDRAGEGGAYGNLGNAYQSLGDYQKAIEYHEKSLKIAKEIGDRAGEGGAYGSLGNAYVSLGDYQKAIEYHEKDLKIAKEIGDRAGEGGAYGNLGNAYDSLGDYQKAIEYHEKDLKIAKEIGDRAGEGGAYGNLGNAYQSLGDYQKAIEYDEKHLKIAKEIGDRAGEGGAYGNLGNAYDSLGDYQKAIEYHEKHLKIAKEIGDRAGEGGAYGNLGNAYQSLGDYQKAIEYHEKSLKIAKEIGDRAGEGRAYGSLGNAYVSLGDYQKAIEYHEKHLKIAKEIGDRAGEGRAYGNLGNAYDSLGDYQKAIEYHEKDLKIAKEIGDRAGEGGAYGNLGNAYQSLGDYQKAIEYQEKHLKIAKEIGDRAGEGRAFHNIGIRFFSLGQFENAADSFGYAVEVFDAVRSCLKSKDDWKIKFRELYETTNTFLWKSLLGLEKLEEALFAAERGRAQTLTDNLLTQYKLPPSLLAPTVHLKETLPRLFTELSSPTLFLAIEGPTINIWLLSRGKQVTFRKGRLEGDRRDKYPVRSLMQSCLAKIGTDVRVRCEDRTFDELTHDCPFSREVCEEEKKSFQSLDNPFKVFYDAVVGPIVDMLGPQDDEMVIVPNGALCFTPWAAVIESIRIRTVPSLTSYQLILNVPEGHHKKTGALLVGNPCTADLEKPLEDLPYAQEEVKMIASILNTTPLVGRQATKAEVMKQMSSVGLIHIAAHGNELTGEIALSPNPGWTSQFPQKKDFILKMSDVQAANLRARLVVLSCCHSGRGRILKGEGVVGIARAFLEAGARSVLVALWAIDDEATMVFMKSFYQHLKEGKPASVAVHQSIKCLRESKKFSEMRYWAPFQIIGDDVKIEFKVDDNVKE, from the coding sequence atgagCGACAAAGACGGACATGATAGGGTCTAcaaagccattaagtatcatgaaaaacatttgaaaattgcaaaagaaaacggtgattgggccggagaaggaggagcttatggaaatctcggtattgcttaccagtcaatgggtgactatcaaaaagccatcgagtatcatgaaaaacgtttgaaaattgcaaaagaaatcggtgatcgggccggagaaggacaagcttatggaaatctcggtaatgcttacgtctcactgggtgactatcaaaaagccatcgagtatcatgaaaaacatttgaaaattgcaaaagaaatcggtgatcgggccggagaaggacgagcttatggaaatctcggtaatgcctaccagtcactgggtgactatcaaaaagccatcgagtatcatgaaaaagatttgaaaattgcaaaagaaatcggtgatcgggccggagaaggaggagcttatggatatctcggtaatgcttaccagtcactgggtgactatcaaaaagccatcgagtatcatgaaaaacatttgaaaattgcaaaagaaatcggtgatcgggccggagaaggaggagcttatggaaatctcggtaatgcttacgactcactgggtgactatcaaaaagccatcgagtatcatgaaaaatgtttgaaaattgcaaaagaaatcggtgatcgggccggagaaggaggagcttatggaaatctcggtaatgcttaccagtcactgggtgactatcaaaaagccatcgagtatcatgaaaagtctttgaaaattgcaaaggaaatcggtgatcgggccggagaaggaggagcttatggaagtctcggtaatgcttacgactcactgggtgactatcaaaaagccatcgagtatcatgaaaaagatttgaaaattgcaaaagaaataggtgatcgggcaggagaaggacgagcttatggaaatctcggtaatgcttaccactcactgggtgactatcaaaaagccatcgagtatcatgaaaaagatttgaaaattgcaaaagaaataggtgatcgggcaggagaaggacgagcttatggaaatctcggtaatgcttacgaatcactgggtgactatcaaaaagccatcgagtatcatgaaaaagatttgaaaattgcaaaagaaatcggtgatcgggctggagaaggaggagcttatggaaatctcggtaatgcttaccactcactgggtgactatcaaaaagccatcgagtatcatgaaaattatttgaaaattaaaaaagaaatcggtgattgggccggagaaggacgagcttatggaagtctcggtaatgcttaccactcactgggtgactatcaaaaagccatcgagtatcatgaaaaagatttgaaaattgcaaaagaaatcggtgatcgggccggagaaggaggagcttatggaaatctcggtaatgcttaccagtcactgggtgactatcaaaaagccatcgagtatcatgaaaagtctttgaaaattgcaaaggaaatcggtgatcgggccggagaaggaggagcttatggaagtctcggtaatgcttacgtctcactgggtgactatcaaaaagccatcgagtatcatgaaaaagatttgaaaattgcaaaagaaatcggtgatcgggccggagaaggaggagcttatggaaatctcggtaatgcttacgactcactgggtgactatcaaaaagccatcgagtatcatgaaaaagatttgaaaattgcaaaagaaatcggtgatcgggccggagaaggaggagcttatggaaatctcggtaatgcctaccagtcactgggtgactatcaaaaagccatcgagtatgatgaaaaacatttgaaaattgcaaaagaaatcggtgatcgggccggagaaggaggagcttatggaaatctcggtaacgcttacgactcactgggtgactatcaaaaagccatcgaatatcatgaaaaacatttgaaaattgcaaaagaaatcggtgatcgggctggagaaggaggagcttatggaaatctcggtaatgcttaccagtcacttggtgactatcaaaaagccatcgagtatcatgaaaagtctttgaaaattgcaaaggaaatcggtgatcgggccggagaaggaagagcttatggaagtctcggtaatgcttacgtctcactgggtgactatcaaaaagccatcgaatatcatgaaaaacatttgaaaattgcaaaagaaatcggtgatcgggccggagaaggacgagcttatggaaatctcggtaatgcttacgactcactgggtgactatcaaaaagccatcgagtatcatgaaaaagatttgaaaattgcaaaagaaatcggtgatcgggctggagaaggaggagcttatggaaatctcggtaatgcttaccagtcacttggtgactatcaaaaagccatcgagtatcaagaaaaacatttgaaaattgcaaaagaaatcggtgatcgggctggagaaggacgagcttttCACAACATTGGAATTCGATTCTTTTCTCTTGGACAATTCGAAAATGCGGCAGATAGTTTTGGTTACGCTGTGGAAGTCTTTGATGCTGTAAGATCTTGCTTAAAGTCTAAAGATGattggaaaataaagtttCGTGAGCTGTACGAGACGACGAACACTTTCTTATGGAAGTCGTTGCTAGGACTTGAAAAGTTGGAGGAGGCTTTGTTTGCAGCTGAACGGGGACGAGCGCAGACCTTGACTGATAATTTGCTGACTCAATATAAACTCCCTCCGTCCTTGTTAGCTCCCACAGTTCACCTGAAAGAGACTTTACCTCGCCTCTTCACAGAGCTTTCTTCGCCAACTCTTTTTCTAGCAATTGAAGGACCTACGATCAACATCTGGCTTCTAAGCAGGGGAAAGCAAGTTACCTTTCGGAAAGGGAGGCTGGAGGGTGATAGAAGAGACAAATATCCTGTACGCTCGTTAATGCAATCATGTTTAGCAAAAATAGGAACTGATGTTCGTGTAAGATGTGAAGATCGCACATTTGATGAACTCACCCATGATTGCCCGTTTAGCAGAGAAGTGTgcgaagaagaaaagaaatcatttcagTCTTTAGACAATCCTTTTAAGGTTTTTTATGATGCAGTTGTTGGCCCAATTGTTGACATGCTTGGACCTCAAGACGACGAGATGGTCATTGTTCCTAATGGTGCGCTGTGCTTTACTCCATGGGCCGCAGTTATTGAATCGATTAGGATTCGCACTGTCCCATCTcttacaagttatcaattgatcttaaATGTACCCGAAGGCCACCACAAGAAGACAGGGGCGcttttggtcggaaatccgTGCACAGCCGACTTGGAGAAACCCTTAGAGGACTTACCATATGCTCAAGAGGAAGTAAAAATGattgcatcaattctcaaCACGACACCTCTAGTCGGGagacaggcaacaaaagctgaagtgatgaaacagatgtcgtcagttggtttaattcatattgctgcCCACGGAAACGAACTCACTGGAGAAATTGCCTTGTCCCCAAACCCTGGATGGACTTCACAATTCCCTCAGAAGAaggattttattttaaaaatgtccgATGTGCAGGCTGCCAAtcttcgagctcgtcttgtggtcttaagttgctgtcacagtggacgaggcagaATCTTGAAGGGCgagggtgtggtcggtatcgcacgtgccttcttggaagctggtgctcgttctgtgttggtggccctgtgggcaatagatgacgaagcgaccatggtgttcatgaaaagtttctaccaacacctgaaggaaggaaaacccGCCAGTGTTGCTGTTCACCAATCGATAAAATGCCTTCGAGAATCTAAGAAGTTTTCTGAGATGAGATactgggctccattccaaATTATCGGAGATGACGTGAAGATTGAATTCAAGGTGGATGATAAtgtcaaagaatga
- the LOC141860828 gene encoding uncharacterized protein LOC141860828, which yields MSLEDKKALRNMEQSVKLQDGHYKVALPWREFPPFLPYNRSFAERRLRMLKRRFLQDNELFKNYKGTMEKYLADGHARRVPPEELHVKNRPLWYLPHHHVLNKPGKTRVVFDCAAKYRGTSLNDQLLTGPDLTNSILGVLTRFREDRVALSADIECMFHQIRVSPADRDAFRFLWWPTGDLNQEAVDHRMEVHLFGATSSPSCSGFALRKTAEGNKEDFEEEVVKTVKRNFYVDDCFKSVKSVDCAIQIVLQLRNLLSKGGFRLTKWLSNNSKVLNFIPHEERAPSLLDLDLDKDKPPIQRALGLHWNMDADMFTFKVNLKEKPNTRKGILSLTSSLYDPLGLVAPIILPAKKLLQDLCKQKQGWDDPIHDDDKERWEKWKNQLSELPKITVSRCFRPIGFGELKLVELHSFADASQVAYGAVCYLRLVDVNGRMHCAFLVGRSRLNHVRPMTVPRLELCAAVLAVQLKQSIKEELDIPVTKATFWSDSTCVLQYIKNQSRRFHTFVANRLSIIHELSTPYQWRHVPSELSPADEVSRGITVRDMINNSKWLNGPMFLRKNEESWPSDLTNVQNQLSDDDPELKPDVQSHSQTLSHRPNEDFLSSLIQRHSSWEKLKRTVAWLLTFKSWFIARYSQRSKNPSVKMLSVDELRRDEREIVKHVQRIAFPEALRALQMISSLKYSRQVTTELKDLKMPAFMRKLHPLMDEFGILRVGGRLENALISYEAKHPVVLPYQHHVTDLIISQHHQITGHLGQEYVLSSLRQHYWVIKGRSAVRRVLNKCFRCKKLEDPRGEQLMANLPKERLMSGEPPFTYVGVVYFGPLVVRQGRSNVKRYGCLFTCLVVRAVHIEVVHSLDTDSFINALRRFINTRGCPKTICSDNGTNFHAGERELRESLNDWNKTSINQFLQQRKITWKFNPPAASHMGGVWERIIRSIRKILRALLGQQVISDEMLQTLMSEIQGILNSRPLTPVSSDPKDLDPLTPNHLLLFKASPNLPPGSFCKDVYSKRRWKQVQYLTNVFWKRWLKEYLPTLLVREKWINSRRCLTSGDLVLICDETVPRGNWPLGKVIEAHHGKDIYVRSAKVRTSSTILTRPVTKLCFLEGERGPFSS from the coding sequence ATGTCTCTAGAAGACAAGAAAGCTCTCAGGAACATGGAACAATCAGTTAAACTGCAAGACGGACACTACAAGGTAGCGCTACCTTGGAGAGAGTTCCCACCTTTCTTGCCTTACAACAGATCCTTTGCAGAACGAAGACTGCGAATGTTAAAGAGAAGATTCTTGCAAGATAACGAACTTTTCAAGAATTACAAAGGCAcaatggaaaaatatcttgCTGACGGCCATGCAAGAAGAGTACCACCCGAAGAGCTTCATGTGAAAAACAGACCGCTGTGGTATCTACCTCACCACCACGTACTGAACAAGCCTGGAAAGACTAGAGTGGTGTTCGACTGTGCAGCAAAGTACAGAGGCACATCACTCAATGACCAACTCTTAACAGGACCAGACCTTACAAATTCCATTCTTGGTGTCTTGACCAGATTTCGTGAGGATCGCGTGGCACTGTCTGCAGACATCGAGTGTATGTTCCATCAGATTAGAGTTTCACCTGCAGACCGCGACGCGTTCAGATTTCTTTGGTGGCCAACTGGCGATTTAAATCAAGAAGCAGTCGATCATCGAATGGAAGTCCATTTATTTGGCGCAACATCATCGCCAAGCTGCTCTGGTTTTGCCTTGAGAAAAACGGCCGAAGGTAATAAAGAAGACTTTGAAGAGGAAGTTGTGAAGACCGTCAAGAGAAATTTTTATGTAGACGATTGTTTCAAATCAGTAAAGTCTGTTGACTGTGCCATCCAGATCGTATTGCAGCTACGTAACCTCCTCTCCAAAGGTGGATTTCGACTCACAAAATGGCTGAGCAACAATTCAAAGGTACTAAATTTCATTCCGCACGAAGAGAGAGCCCCATCGTTATTGGACCTCGACCTTGACAAGGACAAACCACCCATTCAACGAGCATTGGGCCTTCACTGGAATATGGACGCAGACATGTTTACCTTTAAAGTGAACCTTAAAGAAAAACCGAACACCCGCAAGGGCATACTCTCGTTGACAAGTTCACTTTATGATCCGCTTGGTTTAGTTGCTCCAATCATTCTACCCGCCAAGAAATTGTTACAAGACCTTTGCAAACAGAAACAAGGGTGGGACGATCCAATCCATGATGACGACAAGGAAAGATGggaaaagtggaaaaatcaATTGTCTGAACTGCCTAAAATTACAGTCAGCCGATGTTTTAGGCCGATTGGCTTTGGAGAATTGAAGCTTGTCGAGCTCCACAGCTTCGCAGACGCATCACAAGTGGCCTATGGGGCTGTGTGTTACCTTAGGTTGGTGGACGTAAATGGCAGAATGCATTGCGCATTTCTTGTCGGAAGATCTCGCCTGAACCACGTAAGGCCCATGACCGTGCCACGATTGGAACTCTGTGCAGCAGTCTTAGCCGTCCAGCTGAAACAGTCCATAAAAGAAGAATTGGACATTCCAGTTACAAAGGCGACTTTCTGGTCAGACTCAACGTGCGTATTGCAGTACATTAAAAACCAGTCAAGAAGATTTCACACCTTTGTGGCAAACAGGTTGTCGATTATTCACGAACTCTCGACCCCTTACCAGTGGAGACATGTACCTTCTGAGCTCAGCCCAGCAGATGAAGTTAGCCGAGGTATTACAGTAAGAGACATGATCAACAACAGTAAATGGTTGAATGGTCCGATGTTCTTACGTAAGAATGAAGAGTCTTGGCCAAGCGATCTCACAAATGTTCAAAACCAACTGTCTGATGACGACCCGGAATTGAAACCCGACGTTCAGTCTCACAGCCAAACGTTATCACACCGCCCAAATGAAGATTTTCTCTCAAGCTTGATTCAGCGCCATTCGTCGTGGGAAAAATTGAAGAGAACTGTGGCCTGGTTGTTGACATTTAAATCGTGGTTTATTGCTAGATACAGCCAAAGATCAAAGAATCCAAGTGTGAAAATGTTATCGGTGGACGAATTGCGAAGGGATGAAAGAGAAATTGTCAAGCATGTGCAAAGAATTGCGTTCCCAGAGGCCCTTCGAGCTTTGCAGATGATCAGTTCCTTAAAATACTCCCGTCAAGTAACTACGGAGCTAAAGGACTTAAAGATGCCGGCCTTCATGCGTAAACTTCACCCGTTGATGGACGAATTTGGCATCCTGAGGGTAGGAGGGCGCCTTGAAAACGCACTCATCAGCTACGAAGCCAAACATCCAGTTGTTCTCCCCTATCAGCATCATGTCACAGACCTGATAATCTCTCAACATCATCAAATAACAGGTCACCTGGGTCAGGAATACGTTTTGTCCAGTCTACGTCAGCATTACTGGGTAATTAAGGGACGTTCAGCCGTGCGACGAGTCCTAAACAAGTGTTTTCGATGCAAGAAACTTGAAGATCCACGAGGAGAGCAGCTCATGGCCAACTTACCGAAAGAAAGATTGATGTCAGGAGAACCACCATTCACTTACGTTGGTGTAGTATACTTTGGTCCACTCGTTGTTCGACAAGGTCGCTCGAATGTAAAACGCTATGGATGCCTTTTCACATGCCTGGTCGTTAGAGCTGTGCACATTGAAGTCGTGCACTCCCTTGACACTGACAGTTTCATAAATGCGTTGCGGAGATTTATCAACACGAGAGGGTGTCCTAAGACCATCTGCAGTGATAACGGAACGAACTTCCACGCAGGTGAAAGAGAGCTTCGCGAATCGCTAAATGATTGGAATAAAACGTCCATAAACCAGTTCCTTCAGCAGAGGAAAATCACATGGAAATTCAACCCGCCTGCCGCGTCACATATGGGTGGAGTCTGGGAACGAATTATCAGATCCATTCGCAAAATCCTCCGAGCCTTGCTAGGGCAACAGGTAATTTCTGACGAGATGCTGCAAACATTAATGAGTGAAATTCAAGGAATTCTGAATTCCCGACCATTGACTCCCGTGAGTAGTGATCCAAAGGACTTGGACCCACTGACACCCAACCACTTGCTGTTGTTTAAAGCCAGTCCAAATTTGCCACCCGGATCTTTCTGCAAAGATGTTTATAGCAAGCGCCGTTGGAAGCAAGTGCAATACTTGACGAATGTATTCTGGAAGCGTTGGCTTAAAGAATATTTGCCCACACTGTTAGTGCGGGAAAAATGGATAAACTCACGTCGCTGTCTCACATCAGGAGATCTTGTCTTAATTTGCGATGAAACTGTACCTCGAGGAAATTGGCCATTAGGCAAAGTAATTGAAGCCCATCACGGAAAGGATATATATGTCAGATCAGCGAAAGTTCGTACGAGTTCAACGATTCTTACACGACCAGTGACAAAATTATGCTTCTTGGAAGGAGAAAGGGGACCCTTCAGTAGCTAG